One window of Hymenobacter sp. BRD128 genomic DNA carries:
- the mce gene encoding methylmalonyl-CoA epimerase, whose product MLTNLEHVGLAVRDLAAATDLYTRLLGQPPYKTEHVPSEAVDTVFFQIGGSKIELLAGTSPESAITKFLDKKPEGIHHVAFEVDNIEAEMARLRAEGFILLNETPKRGADNKLVCFVHPKSAGGVLVELCQSIA is encoded by the coding sequence ATGCTTACCAACCTCGAACATGTGGGCCTGGCCGTGCGCGACTTAGCCGCCGCCACCGACCTCTACACCCGCCTGCTGGGCCAGCCGCCCTACAAAACCGAGCACGTGCCCAGCGAGGCCGTGGACACGGTTTTCTTCCAAATCGGCGGCTCCAAAATCGAACTGCTGGCCGGCACCAGCCCCGAAAGCGCCATCACCAAGTTTTTGGATAAAAAGCCTGAAGGCATTCACCATGTCGCTTTCGAGGTCGATAATATTGAGGCCGAAATGGCGCGGCTGCGGGCCGAGGGCTTCATTCTGCTGAATGAAACGCCCAAGCGCGGCGCCGATAATAAGCTGGTGTGCTTTGTGCATCCCAAGAGCGCGGGCGGCGTGCTGGTCGAGTTGTGCCAAAGTATCGCCTAG